One window of Trifolium pratense cultivar HEN17-A07 linkage group LG5, ARS_RC_1.1, whole genome shotgun sequence genomic DNA carries:
- the LOC123884572 gene encoding palmitoyl-acyl carrier protein thioesterase, chloroplastic-like: MVTTASTSSFFPVTSSDNNGGKSSKNGGNSSLNLGGLKSKQSSNGLNIKTNASSSSKINGTTVVAATSTPIKVENDSSSSSSSQHHPRTFINQLPDWSMLLAAVTTIFLAAEKQWMMLDWKPRRSDDMLVDPFGIGKIVQDGLVFRQNFSIRSYEIGADKTASIDTLMNHLQETALNHVKTAGLLGDGFGSTPEMCKKNLIWVVTRMQVVVDRYPTWGDVVQVDTWVSATGKNGMRRDWLLRDSKTGEILTRASSVWVMMNKLTRKLSKIPEEVRGEIEPYFVNSDPVVDEDNRKLTKLDDTAEYIRTGLTPRWSDLDVNQHVNNVKYIGWILESAPQPILESHELHSMTLEYRRECGRNSVLESLTDVSGADIGNLADSGFVECKHLLRLNDGAEIVRGRTEWRPKPANNFDILNQVPSQNT, from the exons ATGGTTACAACTGCTTCAACATCTTCATTTTTTCCTGTTACATCATCTGATAATAATGGTGGAAAATCCTCCAAAAATGGAGGTAACTCATCTCTAAACCTTGGAGGATTGAAATCAAAACAAagttctaatggattaaacattAAGACAAATGCATCATCATCTTCCAAAATCAATGGAACAACCGTCGTTGCTGCTACGTCGACGCCTATTAAGGTTGAAAATGattcgtcatcatcatcatcttcgcAACATCACCCGAGAACATTCATCAATCAGTTACCTGATTGGAGTATGCTTTTAGCTGCTGTTACTACAATCTTCCTTGCTGCTGAAAAGCAGTGGATGATGCTTGATTGGAAGCCTAGACGGTCTGATGATATGCTTGTTGATCCTTTTGGTATAGGAAAAATTGTTCAAGATGGTCTTGTTTTTCGTCAAAATTTTTCAATTCGGTCGTATGAAATTGGTGCTGATAAAACCGCGTCTATAGATACGTTAATGAATCATTTACAG GAAACTGCGCTTAATCATGTTAAGACTGCTGGGCTTCTTGGTGATGGATTTGGTTCGACGCCAGAAATGTGCAAAAAGAACCTGATATGGGTTGTAACTCGGATGCAGGTTGTGGTTGATCGTTATCCGACGTG GGGTGATGTTGTTCAAGTAGACACTTGGGTTTCTGCAACTGGAAAGAATGGTATGCGTCGCGATTGGCTTTTGCGTGACAGCAAAACAGGTGAAATCTTGACAAGAGCATCCAG TGTTTGGGTCATGATGAATAAACTGACTCGGAAACTATCTAAAATTCCAGAAGAAGTCAGAGGAGAGATAGAGCCTTATTTTGTTAATTCTGATCCAGTTGTGGATGAGGATAACAGAAAACTAACTAAACTTGATGATACGGCTGAATATATTCGCACTGGTTTAACT CCCAGATGGAGTGATCTAGATGTTAATCAGCATGTTAATAATGTCAAGTACATTGGCTGGATTCTGGAG AGTGCTCCACAGCCAATTTTGGAGAGTCACGAGCTTCATTCCATGACTTTGGAGTACAGGAGAGAGTGTGGACGAAACAGTGTACTTGAGTCTCTGACTGATGTCTCCGGTGCTGACATTGGAAATTTAGCTGACAGCGGATTTGTTGAATGCAAACACTTGCTTCGACTCAATGACGGTGCCGAGATTGTGAGGGGTAGAACTGAGTGGAGACCAAAACCTGccaacaattttgatattttgaatcAGGTTCCATCACAGAACACCTAA